In Streptomyces sp. RFCAC02, the following proteins share a genomic window:
- the trmD gene encoding tRNA (guanosine(37)-N1)-methyltransferase TrmD, with amino-acid sequence MRIDVVTIFPEYLEPLNVSLVGKARARGQLDVRLHDLRDWTHDRHRTVDDTPYGGGPGMVMKPEPWGEALDAVLAAGPSAGDGAPVLVVPTPSGRPFTQELAVELAARPWLIFTPARYEGIDRRVIDDYAERLDVREVSIGDYVLAGGEAPVLVMVEAVARLLPGVLGNAESHRDDSFAPGAMAGLLEGPVYTKPPEWRGRAVPEVLISGHHGRIGRWRRDEALRRTSTHRPDLVERCDPAALDKRDLATLAELGWEPGPDGRFGRASRPVEE; translated from the coding sequence TCGTCGGCAAGGCGCGCGCCCGCGGGCAGCTCGACGTCCGCCTCCACGACCTCCGCGACTGGACCCACGACCGCCACCGCACCGTGGACGACACCCCCTACGGCGGCGGCCCCGGCATGGTGATGAAGCCCGAGCCGTGGGGCGAGGCACTGGACGCGGTGCTCGCCGCCGGACCGTCCGCCGGGGACGGGGCGCCGGTCCTCGTCGTGCCCACGCCGAGCGGGCGGCCGTTCACCCAGGAGCTGGCCGTCGAGCTGGCCGCCCGCCCCTGGCTGATCTTCACGCCCGCACGCTACGAGGGCATCGACCGCCGCGTCATCGACGACTACGCCGAGCGCCTCGACGTGCGCGAGGTGTCCATCGGCGACTACGTCCTCGCGGGCGGGGAGGCGCCGGTGCTCGTCATGGTCGAGGCCGTCGCCCGGCTCCTGCCCGGTGTCCTCGGGAACGCCGAGTCCCACCGTGACGACTCGTTCGCGCCCGGCGCGATGGCCGGACTGCTGGAGGGGCCGGTCTACACGAAGCCCCCCGAGTGGCGCGGCCGCGCGGTGCCCGAGGTCCTGATCAGCGGCCACCACGGCAGGATCGGCCGCTGGCGCCGCGACGAGGCGCTGCGCCGGACCAGCACCCACCGGCCCGATCTCGTCGAGCGGTGCGACCCGGCAGCCCTCGACAAGCGTGATCTGGCGACGCTCGCCGAGCTCGGCTGGGAGCCGGGTCCCGACGGCCGATTTGGGCGGGCGTCGCGGCCCGTGGAAGAATAG
- the rplS gene encoding 50S ribosomal protein L19, with the protein MNLLDSVDSASLRDDVPAFRPGDTVNVHVRVIEGNRSRVQQFKGVVIRRQGSGVRETFTVRKVSFGVGVERTFPVHTPVVEKIEVVTRGAVRRAKLYYLRNLRGKAAKIKEKREN; encoded by the coding sequence ATGAACCTCCTCGACAGTGTCGACTCCGCGTCCCTGCGGGACGACGTCCCCGCCTTCCGGCCCGGCGACACGGTCAACGTGCACGTCCGCGTCATCGAGGGCAACCGCTCCCGTGTCCAGCAGTTCAAGGGCGTCGTCATCCGCCGCCAGGGCTCGGGCGTCCGGGAGACCTTCACCGTCCGCAAGGTCAGCTTCGGTGTCGGCGTCGAGCGCACCTTCCCCGTGCACACGCCGGTCGTGGAGAAGATCGAGGTCGTCACGCGCGGCGCCGTCCGCCGCGCGAAGCTGTACTACCTGCGCAACCTGCGCGGCAAGGCGGCCAAGATCAAGGAGAAGCGCGAGAACTGA
- the lepB gene encoding signal peptidase I: MSRWRVSRSTRLWGAVVLGAVVLTWIVSAWVVQPFRIPSGSMEGTLRVGDRVFVNKLAYDFGSPVRRGDVIVFDGAGSFVAESAAEDRNPVTALLHGAAAAVGLAEPEETDFVKRVIGVGGDHVRCCDEQGRIEVNGEPLDEPYLYPGDAPSEVGFDIEVPEGRLWVMGDHRSDSADSRQYLGSPGGGTVPVDRVIGRVEWIGWPLGRFGSVGSGDG; this comes from the coding sequence GTGAGCAGGTGGCGGGTGTCGCGCTCCACGCGTCTGTGGGGGGCCGTGGTCCTCGGCGCGGTGGTGCTGACCTGGATCGTCAGCGCGTGGGTGGTGCAGCCGTTCCGCATCCCCAGCGGTTCGATGGAGGGCACCCTGCGGGTCGGCGACCGCGTCTTCGTCAACAAGCTGGCGTACGACTTCGGCTCGCCCGTGCGGCGGGGGGACGTGATCGTGTTCGACGGGGCGGGGTCGTTCGTCGCCGAGTCCGCCGCCGAGGACCGGAACCCCGTCACCGCCCTGCTGCACGGCGCGGCGGCGGCCGTCGGGCTCGCCGAACCCGAGGAGACCGACTTCGTGAAGCGGGTCATCGGCGTCGGTGGCGACCATGTGCGGTGCTGCGACGAGCAGGGCCGGATCGAGGTGAACGGCGAGCCGCTGGACGAGCCGTACCTCTATCCGGGGGACGCGCCGTCCGAGGTGGGATTCGACATCGAGGTGCCGGAGGGCCGGCTGTGGGTGATGGGTGACCACCGCTCCGACTCGGCCGACTCCCGCCAGTACCTGGGGTCGCCCGGCGGCGGGACCGTTCCCGTGGACCGGGTGATCGGGCGGGTCGAGTGGATCGGCTGGCCGCTGGGCCGCTTCGGCTCGGTGGGGTCGGGCGATGGGTGA
- the lepB gene encoding signal peptidase I, with protein MGEHGGGARRAHRRRAAPAPVGDRGAGAAGSGGGEPRPTLRGPGQGRADRRRAAKRIRRRRRFRAGREVPLLIGLALLIAVVLKTFLVQAFVIPSGSMEQTIRVNDRVLVDKLSPWFGWQPERGDVVVFRDPGGWLRQEPDTGGDGGPVGIRQIKAALSSIGLLPSANDQDLIKRVVGVGGDTVACCDEAGRITVNGVGLDEPYLYPGNPPSRIEFEVTVPEGRIFVLGDHRSNSADSRYHLEDEGHGTVPEDLLVGRALFIAWPVSHWSGLGDTEPFAAVPEPGGDASAGPGAGRDRQEMAPFPMPVELPVVMGVVGLSRRRRGPRPSVRSGCGGCGGGCTCQWRRAGGPVDGARRRSARRGILPSGRRVAGRWFRRAGRGGGEPRG; from the coding sequence ATGGGTGAGCACGGCGGCGGCGCACGGCGTGCCCACCGGCGGCGGGCGGCCCCGGCGCCGGTGGGCGACCGAGGGGCGGGCGCGGCCGGCTCCGGCGGCGGGGAGCCGCGGCCGACGCTGCGCGGCCCGGGGCAGGGCCGTGCCGACCGGCGGCGGGCGGCGAAGCGGATCCGACGTCGCCGGCGGTTCCGGGCCGGCCGGGAGGTGCCCCTGCTGATAGGTCTCGCGCTGCTGATCGCGGTGGTGCTGAAGACGTTCCTCGTGCAGGCGTTCGTCATCCCGTCCGGATCGATGGAGCAGACGATCCGGGTGAACGACCGGGTGCTCGTCGACAAGCTCTCGCCGTGGTTCGGCTGGCAGCCGGAGCGTGGCGACGTCGTCGTGTTCCGCGATCCCGGCGGGTGGCTGCGCCAGGAGCCCGACACGGGCGGGGACGGCGGGCCGGTGGGCATCCGGCAGATCAAGGCGGCCCTGTCGAGCATCGGGCTGCTGCCCTCCGCGAACGACCAGGACCTCATCAAGCGGGTCGTCGGCGTCGGCGGTGACACGGTCGCGTGCTGCGACGAGGCGGGCCGCATCACGGTGAACGGGGTCGGGCTCGACGAGCCGTACCTCTACCCGGGGAACCCGCCCTCGCGCATCGAGTTCGAGGTGACGGTGCCCGAGGGGCGGATCTTCGTCCTCGGGGACCACCGGTCGAACTCGGCGGATTCCCGGTATCACCTGGAGGACGAGGGGCACGGTACGGTACCGGAGGACCTCCTCGTGGGCCGGGCGCTCTTCATCGCGTGGCCCGTCTCGCACTGGAGCGGGCTGGGTGACACCGAGCCGTTCGCGGCGGTGCCCGAGCCGGGCGGTGACGCGTCGGCCGGCCCGGGAGCGGGGAGGGATCGCCAGGAAATGGCGCCCTTCCCGATGCCTGTGGAACTCCCGGTCGTTATGGGAGTGGTGGGCCTGTCGCGGAGGCGGCGCGGGCCGAGGCCGAGCGTGAGGAGCGGATGTGGGGGATGTGGCGGTGGGTGCACGTGCCAATGGCGACGAGCCGGGGGACCGGTGGACGGCGCACGGCGGCGGAGCGCCCGACGAGGAATCCTCCCGTCCGGACGGCGGGTGGCAGGCCGGTGGTTCCGGCGGGCCGGCCGGGGTGGGGGAGAGCCCCGCGGGTGA
- the lepB gene encoding signal peptidase I has translation MGESPAGDGPPGTAPGSGVPAAAPDDAAAPGAGGGSGGDAGGGEGDGDGGGDGAAGGGRRRRRRKQPAKPRSFWKELPLLIGIAIVLAVLIKTFLVQAFSIPSLSMQDTLQRGDRVLVDKLTPWFGWEPERGEVVVFHDPGGWLGDEDSGDGGFGSALRTGLSAIGLMPSAEDQDLIKRVIAVGGDTVECEAGGQVMVNGEAIDESDYLYPGNTPCDDQPFGPITVPEGRLWVMGDHRQNSLDSRYHQNLEGGGTVSVDEVVGRAIVVAWPVNRWSTLPVPDGFDSVGDAAAASAPTALGVAGAVPLVLWRRRRVLRRAATEPVADGRGRG, from the coding sequence GTGGGGGAGAGCCCCGCGGGTGACGGGCCGCCCGGCACGGCGCCGGGATCCGGCGTCCCCGCAGCGGCGCCCGACGATGCCGCGGCGCCCGGTGCTGGCGGCGGCTCCGGCGGTGACGCCGGTGGTGGCGAGGGCGACGGTGACGGGGGTGGCGACGGCGCTGCCGGCGGGGGCCGTCGCAGGCGCAGGCGGAAGCAGCCGGCGAAGCCGCGGTCGTTCTGGAAGGAGCTGCCGCTGCTGATCGGCATCGCGATCGTGCTTGCCGTGCTGATCAAGACGTTCCTGGTGCAGGCGTTCTCCATCCCGTCCCTGTCCATGCAGGACACGCTCCAGCGCGGCGACCGGGTGCTCGTCGACAAGCTGACGCCGTGGTTCGGGTGGGAGCCCGAGCGCGGGGAGGTCGTCGTCTTCCACGACCCGGGCGGCTGGCTCGGCGACGAGGACTCCGGCGACGGCGGCTTCGGCTCGGCGCTGCGCACCGGGCTCAGCGCCATCGGGCTGATGCCGTCCGCCGAGGACCAGGACCTGATCAAGCGGGTCATCGCGGTCGGCGGCGACACGGTCGAGTGCGAGGCCGGCGGCCAGGTCATGGTCAACGGGGAGGCCATCGACGAGAGCGACTACCTCTACCCGGGCAACACCCCGTGCGACGACCAGCCCTTCGGGCCGATCACGGTCCCGGAGGGCCGGCTGTGGGTCATGGGCGACCACCGGCAGAACTCCCTCGACTCCCGCTACCACCAGAATCTGGAGGGCGGCGGCACGGTCTCGGTGGACGAGGTCGTCGGCCGTGCGATCGTCGTGGCCTGGCCGGTGAACCGGTGGAGCACCCTCCCGGTGCCCGACGGCTTCGACTCGGTGGGCGACGCGGCGGCGGCCTCGGCGCCGACGGCGCTCGGCGTCGCCGGTGCTGTCCCGCTGGTGCTGTGGCGCCGCCGCAGGGTGCTGCGCCGTGCCGCGACGGAGCCCGTGGCCGACGGGCGGGGGAGGGGCTGA
- the lepB gene encoding signal peptidase I, which produces MGAQPRGSGRRGRVLSGIAAGIGCVLFLGGFALAAVLYRPFTVPTGSMAPTVTPGDRVLALRIDGADVRRGDVVVFRDDTWGEVPMMKRVVGVGGDEVACCDARDRLLVNGEPIAEPYLTSAFGISSTGFDVVVPDGELFLLGDDRAESLDSRSHITDTEAGTVPRDAVTARVEATAWPPGRIGTLAPATGFAGLPGGVSGRGPLVPLLWAVVTGAVLIVAGAAYGPVARWAARRKGRHGVPAAPVAHNEGTHG; this is translated from the coding sequence ATGGGGGCACAGCCGCGCGGAAGCGGCCGGCGGGGCCGTGTCCTCTCCGGGATCGCGGCCGGGATCGGCTGCGTCCTGTTCCTCGGCGGGTTCGCCCTGGCCGCTGTGCTCTACCGGCCGTTCACGGTGCCGACCGGCTCCATGGCACCGACCGTCACCCCCGGCGACCGGGTCCTCGCGCTGCGGATCGACGGGGCGGACGTGCGGCGCGGCGACGTGGTCGTCTTCCGGGACGACACATGGGGCGAGGTGCCGATGATGAAGCGCGTCGTCGGTGTCGGCGGGGACGAGGTGGCGTGCTGCGACGCGCGTGACCGCCTCCTGGTGAACGGCGAGCCGATCGCCGAGCCGTATCTGACCTCCGCCTTCGGGATCTCATCGACCGGTTTCGACGTGGTGGTGCCCGACGGCGAGCTGTTCCTGCTCGGGGACGACCGCGCGGAATCGCTCGATTCCCGCAGCCACATCACGGACACGGAGGCCGGCACCGTCCCGCGCGACGCGGTGACCGCGCGGGTCGAGGCCACGGCGTGGCCGCCCGGGCGGATCGGGACCCTCGCCCCGGCCACGGGCTTCGCCGGGCTGCCGGGCGGCGTCTCGGGGCGCGGTCCCCTGGTGCCGCTGCTGTGGGCGGTGGTGACGGGGGCGGTGCTGATCGTCGCGGGGGCGGCGTACGGTCCGGTGGCGCGCTGGGCGGCCCGGCGGAAGGGGCGTCATGGCGTGCCGGCGGCGCCCGTGGCGCACAATGAGGGAACGCACGGCTGA
- a CDS encoding DUF2469 domain-containing protein: MSAEDLEKYETEMELKLYREYRDVVGLFTYVIETERRFYLTNDYEMQVHSVQGEVFFEVSMADAWVWDMYRPARFVKQVRVLTFKDVNIEELNRSELDLPEDSGFGGGRGD, translated from the coding sequence ATGAGTGCCGAGGACCTCGAAAAGTACGAGACCGAGATGGAGCTGAAGCTCTACCGGGAGTACCGGGACGTGGTCGGCCTTTTCACGTATGTGATCGAGACCGAGCGGCGGTTCTACCTCACCAACGACTACGAGATGCAGGTGCACTCGGTGCAGGGCGAGGTGTTCTTCGAGGTGTCGATGGCGGACGCCTGGGTCTGGGACATGTACCGGCCGGCCCGGTTCGTCAAGCAGGTACGGGTCCTGACCTTCAAGGACGTCAACATCGAGGAACTGAATCGGAGCGAGCTCGACCTTCCGGAGGACTCCGGTTTCGGCGGCGGGCGGGGCGACTGA
- a CDS encoding M23 family metallopeptidase: MRTVIASFLSVLTCLLLSAGAAASPDAPADAGAGAGVRLGGWPLAGAPGARRPVVERLHEPPPEPWAAGHRGVDLAGAAGDPVRAAGPGRVTFAGQVAGRGVVTVELEDSGTPPVRLTHEPVLPAVAVGDDVVTGTVLGALAEGPSHCAGRPCLHWGALRDDTYLDPLSLLPRELLRDGPSRLLPVTGVPVPDARVPL, encoded by the coding sequence ATGCGTACGGTGATTGCTTCCTTCCTTTCCGTGCTGACCTGCTTGCTCCTGTCGGCCGGCGCGGCCGCGTCGCCCGATGCCCCCGCCGACGCCGGTGCCGGGGCAGGGGTACGGCTCGGCGGCTGGCCGCTGGCGGGCGCCCCCGGTGCCCGCCGCCCCGTGGTGGAGCGGCTCCACGAGCCGCCGCCCGAGCCCTGGGCCGCCGGCCACCGCGGCGTGGACCTGGCAGGCGCGGCCGGCGATCCGGTGCGTGCGGCGGGTCCCGGTCGGGTGACCTTCGCCGGGCAGGTCGCCGGCCGGGGTGTCGTCACGGTCGAGCTGGAGGACAGCGGCACCCCGCCCGTGCGCCTCACGCACGAGCCGGTGCTCCCGGCCGTCGCGGTGGGCGACGACGTGGTGACCGGCACGGTCCTCGGCGCGCTCGCGGAGGGGCCGTCCCACTGTGCGGGCCGGCCGTGCCTGCACTGGGGAGCGCTCCGTGACGACACGTACCTCGACCCGCTGTCGCTGCTGCCGCGCGAACTGCTGCGCGACGGGCCTTCGCGGCTGCTTCCCGTGACCGGTGTCCCCGTCCCCGACGCCCGCGTCCCGCTGTGA